Within Psychrobacter sp. AH5, the genomic segment GACTGCTCCTGCTGGTAAGCGTATGGGTCATGCTGGTGCTATTATCTCTGGTGGTCAAGGTACTGCTGAAGAGAAATTCAAAGCGTTTGAAGATGCAGGAATCGCTTATACCCGTGATCCTTCTAAGATTGGTGAAAAGTTAAAAGAAATCACGGGTTGGGAATAATTTATAGCTAAAAACAACATAAGTTTAGCTTATAGCTACTAAAGTCATATTGATAAAACACTAAGACACTCTTACAATGGGGTGTCTTTTTTATTGCCTAAAACTATTATGAAAAAAATAACCCATGCTGTTATCCCCGTAGCCGGTTTTGGTACGCGCATGCTACCGTTATCGAAGTCAGTTCCCAAAGAGCTACTGCCTTTAGGAAATCGTCCGGCTATTCATTATGTCGTCGAAGAAGCAATTGCCGCTGGTATCAAGCACATTGTTCTAGTAGGCCATAGCCAAAAAAGTGCAATTGAGAATTACTTTGATATTAATGCTGAGCTTGATAATCAGCTTCGTCAAAAAGGCAAAGATGAGCTTGCCGATAGCCTAAATTGGCTACCTGAAGATGTTAGCGTGTCGATGATACGCCAAGGTAAGGCTTTAGGGTTAGGTCATGCAGTTTTAGCCGCGCGCCCTATCATCGGTGACAATGACTTTGCAGTATTGCTACCGGATGTGGTATTAGATCCTTTCAAGACTGATTTGCGGCGTGATAACTTAGCTTTTATGATTAATGCATTTGCTAAGGAGGGTCACTCGCAAATATTGGTAGAACAAGTGGCTGATAGTGAGGTGCATAAATACGGTATCGCGAAGCTAAGCAATGATGACGATAGTGAATATAAAGAAGACGCTAATGGCAACCAAAGCTTTAGAGTAGCAGGCTTCGTTGAAAAACCTAAGCTCAGTCAAGCGCCTTCACGCTTAGCAGTGGTAGGACGTTATGTTTTTAGTAATAAAATATTTGCTTATCTAGCCAATACTACCGCCTCAGTCGGTGGCGAGATTCAGTTGACCGATGCTATTGATGCACTTATTAGCGAATATGGCGTCAATGTGACTACGATGCGCGGCGCTAGCTATGATGCAGGAGACATGCGCTCTTATATGCAGGCCTTTATTTATTTCGCTCAGCAACAGCTTACTGATGAATAATCAATTATTTAATTAGTCCGCCACATAAAAACCCCTGTCGATGAGTCGTATTATGTCAAATAATCCCTATCCTAGTGCTCGCAAATCCTCGTATTGGACGCAGTTACAGCAGCTCGCTGAGCAGCCGTGGTCGATTGTGGACTTATTCGCTCACGATGATAAGCGCGCTCAGCGCTTCTATGCAGAAGCCAATGCTATTTATATGGATTATAGCAAGCAGTGTATCGATGAGACGGTATTAACGGGGCTATTGAATTTGGCGCAGAGCTGCGAGTTATCAGCGCGCATTAAAGATTTGATGCAAGGCGCTATGGTCAATACTAGCGAGCAACGTGCTGCGCTGCATACCGCTCTTCGTTTGCCTGAGAGTGCCGCGTTAGTGGTCGCTGAGCAAAATGTAGTCAAAGATGTACATCATAGTCTAACGCAAGTTGAGCGCTTATCGGCTCGTATTCGTAATGGTACTTGGCGCGGGTTTTCAGGAAAAGCCATTACCGATGTGGTCAATATCGGCGTCGGTGGCTCTGATTTAGGGCCGCTGATGGCAACGGCTGCGCTCGATGAGTGGGCGGATACCGACATCGTAGTGCATTTTGTCTCCAATATGGATGGCACGCAGCTGGATAATTTGCTCAAGCGCCTCAATGCTGAGACTACGTTATTTATTATCTCCTCTAAGTCTTTTGGTACTGTTGATACTTTATCGAATGCTAAGACGGCTTTGTCGTGGTTATTAGAAACCGCTGTGCTTAATTCAGGCTCACAAAAAAGTGTCTTGCGTCGACATTTCATCGGTATCTCAGCCAATAGAAGCAAAATGAGTGCTTGGGGTATCCATCCTGAGCATCAATTGCAGCTTTGGGATTGGGTTGGTGGGCGCTTTTCTTTATGGTCAGCTATCGGTTTGGCTATCGCTATTCGTATTGGTATGTCACAGTTTCGTGAGCTACTTGCGGGTGCAAATGCTATGGATGAGCATTTTGCTACTGCAGATTTTAAAGAAAATTTACCCGTACTATTAGGGCTGCTTGCGGTGTGGAATAGCACCTTTTTGCAGATACATGCGCATACGGTATTGCCTTATGATGGACGTTTGGCTTATTTACCAAGTTATCTAACTCAGCTTGAGATGGAGAGTAATGGCAAGTCAGTGACTCATGATGGTAGCCATATTGATTACAATACCTGTCCGATACTTTGGGGCGAGATTGGCTCAAACGCGCAGCACGCTTTTTATCAATTACTGCATCAAGGCACGCAGCATGTTTCTTGTGATTTTATCGCTTGCGTCCGTCATTATGACGATAATGAACAAAACACTTCATTACAGCATCAGCATGAGTTATCGCTATCGAACTGCTTAGCACAGAGCCGAGTGTTGGCTTTTGGAAATGCTGCTATCGCCGATGTAAATGCTACGGCTTGTGAAGCGGATAAATACAAGCATTATCGCGGTAATCAGCCTTCCACCACTTTGCTTATCGATGAGTTGACACCACATAGTTTGGGTGAACTGATTGCTTTATATGAGCACAAAGTCTATGTCATGGCAAGCATTTGGGATGTGAATCCTTTTGATCAGTGGGGCGTTGAGATGGGTAAGCAAATGGCAGAAACCGTTTATCAAGCTATGCAGCAAAATACTTCTGCTCCTTTTGATACTTCTACCAATCAGCTACTAGAGCATATCAAGCAGCTAGCTGAATAATACGGTCTTTAATAAAACTATAATTAAGGTAGCGCTATGAGCTCTAACGCCGCAGTCAGTACCAGTACGCTTAGCACTAAGTCCTCTAAGGTTTGTATCATTATTGGTCACAGTATAGAAGCCATCACTAGTAGCGTTGTGCTAGCAAGCTTAGATCATACGGTGCATCTATACGCCGATTTAGCGGTATTAGAACAGCAGGTTGAGCAATATGGCTTTGAGCATCACCTGCAGGCTTTATGGCAGATGTATTGTCAGCAGCAGCAAATAGTATGCTCAGCATTACCAGATAGTGCCGATAAGCTAATTAATCATTACGAGAGTACAGCTGAATCAAGCCTTTCTCAAACTCAAGATAAAAATCTTAATAAAAATAAGCGTGTCGATATCAGTTGTTATTGGCTATTTTTGGATAGTATTAACACAGTTTGGGCGGATGATAATTGGATTGTGGCTTTTAATCACAGTCATCAACAAACGATTCCAATAGTCATGAGCGGGATTGAAAAGCTAGGACGCGTGACAAAATTAGCAGAGGGTTTACAACGCGCTTGGGTTTATTACGTGCCGTTTGTGTTTTTGCAAGACGGTGAAGCTTATAGCTCAATGCTAAAGCCATCATTGTGGTTATTGGGCGAAAAAACCCCTGATAGCAATCATCATTTAGCGGTACTACAACCATTAATACAACAGGCTCGTGCTTATCATCATGCCGATATTGCTACTATCGAGTTTGCGCGTAGTAGTATTATGGCGATGCTGGCCACGCGTGTTAGCTTTATGAATGAGCTATCTAGACTTGCTGATAGTCAGCAGGTAGATATCGGTGAAGTCAGCCGTATTATGGGACTTGATGCCAGAGTAGGGAGTAGTTATTTGCAGGCGGGTTGGGGGTTTGGCGGTAATACCCTACCGACCGAGCTGAATAAATTACAGCAATCTGGGCAAGGAAATAGTGTCAATATGCCTTTACTACAGTCGGTATTGCACATCAATAACGATCAAAAAGAGCTGATCTTCCGTAAATTTTGGCAGCACTTTGATGGCTTTATCGATAATAAAACGGTAACCATTTGGGGCGGGAGTTATAAATCAGGCTCTGGACGCACCACAGGTTCTGCTATTCATCCGCTGTTAGCGTTATTGTGGTCTTATAATATTAAAACACTGGTTTATAGCGATAAAGCCAAAAACTCACTAGCCAAGCATTATAGTGAGCAGCCGTTATTACAACTGCTCGATAGTCCTTATGAGCAGCTTGATGATGCGCAAGCACTATTTATCATTAGTTTATCACCGCAGCATCAGTTGGATATAGCACAGCTCAACCAGCAAGCTATGCCTATCTTTGATGCGCAAAATGCGTTATCCCGTGCTCAAATTAAGGCGTTAGTCGGAAGTTATGTAGGGATTGGCCGCGCTAAATAGTCGTTAGAGTGACAATCGTAATACCTTCTAAGCTTAAGCAGGAACCGCGCCTTGAGTCGCAAGCCAGTCTTTAATTTCTACGGTTTTACTCTGTAATAACTGTTTATCTCCGCGACTCTCAATATTGAGTCGAATTAGGGGTTCAGTATTAGAAGCGCGCAGATTAAATCGCCACTCGCCAAAATCGAGACTGAGACCATCAAGCATAGATTTGCTTGGTTGTTCGTCAGCGAATTTACTTTCTATATCATTAATGATAGTCGGCGCATCACTGCTAGTTAAACGAAAATTGAGCTCACCTGAGCTCGGATAAGCGCTAATATAACCATTAACTAGCTCTGATAAGCGGTTGCCAGTAATGGATACTAATTCAATGGTCAAAAGCCACGGAATCATGCCGCTATCGCAATAAAAGAAATCGCGGAAATAATGATGCGCTGACATCTCGCCACCATAAACTGCGCCTGATTCGCGCATCACTTGCTTGATAAAAGAGTGTCCTGACTTACTAATAACCGCTTTGCCACCATGCTCATTGATGACCGCTTCGGTGTTATAGATGACGCGAGGATCGTAGACAATGGACTCGCTTGGATACTTATTAAGAAAAGCTTGCGCGAGCATACCGACAATATAACTGCCATCAACAAACTCGCCCGTTTCATCAAATAAAAAACAGCGATCAAAATCACCATCAAAGGCAATACCTAAATCAGCCTTATTATCTAGCACCGCTTGCTGCGTTGACGCCCGGTTTGCTAAAATCATTGGATTAGGAATACCGTTAGGAAAGCTACCATCAGGGTCATGATGCAGACGAATGACTTCAATGGGCGCGTTAGCTTGTACTAGTTTATCGATTAGTAAATCAACCACGGGACCGGCGCTACCATTACCTGAATTAATGACAATAGTTAAAGGTTTGAGTTTTCTTATATCAATAAAATCGATAATATGGTTGATATAAGCGCTCTTATCAGCTAATAATCGTAGCTCGCCTTTTTGCTCAGCATTAGTGAAGTCTCCTGACTCAGCTAATGCTCGAATCTCAGCCAAACCGTCATCCGCGCTTATCGGCTTTGAGTGCTCTTTGACCAGCTTTAAGCCGTTATAGTTGATTGGGTTATGACTAGCAGTAACCTCGATACCGCCTAATACTTGATAGTAGCTAGTGGCAAAATATACCTCTTCGGTGCCAGTCATGCCCAAATCAATAACATCAACGCCAGCATCTAAAATACCTGCCATCGCCGCTTGTTTGAGCTGCTCGCTTGAATGACGAATGTCGCAACCAATGGCAATAGCCGATTTTAATTTTTTCAAATCGCTAGAGTCAGCGGCGGCGTGATATCTTTTATAAAGAATCTCAGCAAAGGCGCGACCGATACGATAGGCAATGGCTTCATCCAAATTTACCCCAAGCTCACCGCGAATATCGTAGGCTTTAAAGGAGTTTATAGTGATAGGGCTGAACGAATCGGCAGGCTGATAGCTGGTATTATTCACAATAGACATAAAATGGATATTCCTAAGCTTAAAGGTAGAGAGCATTATTATTAAATAACTATTCAATGATACACTAACTCATAAACGGCTATCAGCTATTAGCGCTAAATGAGCAAAAATAAGAGTAACTATTTTTATGACTACCGACGATAATAACTTACAAGATCGAACCCAAGTTTTGCCACCTGTGCCGGTATCAGGTACACCTAAAGCCACTGGCGAATTAAGCGATTTATTAGCACTAATGGCGCGCCTGCGGGCGGACTGTCCTTGGGATCAAAAGCAGAGCAATCATAGCTTGATTCCTTATGCTATCGAAGAAGCTTATGAGTTAGCGGAAGCGGTACAGACGGATGATGAGGAGGATATCAAAGGCGAGCTTGGCGATGTATTATTGCAAGTGATCTTTCATTGTCAGCTCTATGCTGAGCAAGGGCGTTTTGATCTAAGCGATGTGATAACTACGTTGCAACAAAAGCTGATTCGTCGCCATCCGCACGTATTTGAAACTGAACATCTCAAAGATGAGGCGGCGGTAAAAGCGCGCTGGGATGAGATAAAGGCTGAGGAGCGTCAAGCCGATGAGGCTCGCGGCAAACCGCGTCGTCGTTTGGATGCATGTAGGGCTGGTAGCGCCTTAATGCAAGCGCAGTCGGTACAAAAGCAAGCCTCAAAATTAGGTTTTGATTGGCAAGGCGTAACAGGCGCTTTTGAGAAGTTAGAAGAGGAGATTGAGGAGTTAAAAACTGAGATTGTCGATAAATCAAAAGCTGAGATAAAGGCTAATATCAGCGATATTGAAAAAGAGCTTGGCGATTGCTTATTTGCTGTAGTTAATGTCGCGCGTAAGCTCAATCTTGATGCCGAAACAGCAGCGCTAACTTGTGTACACAAATTCAAATCGCGTTTTGCTTATATTGAAGATCAACTGCAAGCTATTGGCAAGCCATTAGAAGATAGTGATATTGCCCAGATGGACGTATTGTGGGAGGCCGCCAAACTGCATGAGCGCTCTTTATAACTTTATTAATCATTATCATTGGTCGCTTGCTAATGGGTCACTTGCTAAGAAACACTTAGGGCTTTTATCATGCCTAATTGTTTTTATATCCGTTATAGCGTCCAGCGCGCAAGCCGCGCCTTGTTTTGATAATCCAAAAAGTGCTTATAAATACCTATTAGCACAAGAAAAATCCGAGACCCAAGCGCGCGTGCAGGCCACGGTAAATATCAATCGCGCCACTGAGGGCGAGCTGGTATCACTAAATGGCATTGGCAGTAGTAAAGCGCAAGAGATTATTCTTTATCGTGAGATGTTTGGCGACTTTAAAGAGGTTGATGAGTTAGCCAAAGTAAAGGGTATCGGCGCAAAAACTATTGAGAAAAATAGAGCAAGAATGCGAGTAGGGAATTGAGTTTTTACTTCAACCTAAAATAGCTTGTTTATTACATTTATTATCGGTTATAGGTTTTTTAACAAATAGCAGGTAAGTAGATGTCATAATACAGCAATCAGGCTCAAAATTTGTTAAACTAGCCGATACATCCGCCTGAAAAACGCTGTGTTTATCAGGGGTGGTTAAGAATACCGGCGAGGAGTAGATGCATGGCCGAGCGTGCCGCCAAGCAGTTAGAGTTAAATAAATCCGAATTACCCAATTCCATTACTGAAGTTATTGCCACCTTATCCCGAGCTGGGTTTGATGCCTATATCGTTGGTGGCGGGGTGCGTGATACTTTATTGGGTTTGCAGCCCAAAGACTTCGATGCGGTCACTGATGCCAAGCCGCATGAGATTAAGGATGTATTTGGTAAGCGCTGCCGTATTATCGGTCGCCGTTTTCAATTGGCGCATGTCTACTCTGGTCGTGAACTTATCGAAGTCGCTACTTTTCGTGGCCCGCCTAACAATAATGCCAGTACTAATCAGGACGGGATGATCCTGCGCGACAACGTTTGGGGCGATATCAAACAAGACTTTGCGCGTCGTGATTTTTCTATCAATGCCCTTTATTATCAGCCGCTTAAAGGAATAGTGCATGACTTTTGTGGCGCTTTGGAGGACATCCGCAATAAGACCATTCGTCTGTTAGGCAATGCGCCTGTGCGTATCGAAGAAGATCCGGTACGTCTGCTGCGAGCCCTGCGCTTTAAAGCTAAGCTTGGCTTTGAGTTTGATGCAGAGCTCTCAGAACAGTTTCATGATGATAATTGGGCGCTACTGGATCAAATATCACCGCATCGCTTGTATGATGAGACGCAAAAGATGTTCACTGGCGGTTATTTAGTACCGCTATTGCCCTTACTTTTTGAGTCTGGCGCTATCGATAGTCTAATGATTTATCCCCCTTCTGAGCCTAGTCCTTTAGTGCAGCAAGTGGCTATCAATACCGATAAGCGTATCGCGGCGGGCAAGAGTATTAATCCTGCCTTTTTCTACGCGGCACTCTTGTGGGAGAACTATCTGCATCAGCTAGAAAAGGCCAAAAATCGTAATATGCCTTTTGCTGAGGCGCAGTTACATGCCGCGAGCAAAGTGATTGATCGCCAACGTATCAAGACCGCTATTCCTAAGTTTGCCGAGCAGTTTATTCGGGATATTTGGATTTTGCAGCCCAAATTATCCGCG encodes:
- a CDS encoding UTP--glucose-1-phosphate uridylyltransferase, whose translation is MKKITHAVIPVAGFGTRMLPLSKSVPKELLPLGNRPAIHYVVEEAIAAGIKHIVLVGHSQKSAIENYFDINAELDNQLRQKGKDELADSLNWLPEDVSVSMIRQGKALGLGHAVLAARPIIGDNDFAVLLPDVVLDPFKTDLRRDNLAFMINAFAKEGHSQILVEQVADSEVHKYGIAKLSNDDDSEYKEDANGNQSFRVAGFVEKPKLSQAPSRLAVVGRYVFSNKIFAYLANTTASVGGEIQLTDAIDALISEYGVNVTTMRGASYDAGDMRSYMQAFIYFAQQQLTDE
- a CDS encoding ComEA family DNA-binding protein yields the protein MSALYNFINHYHWSLANGSLAKKHLGLLSCLIVFISVIASSAQAAPCFDNPKSAYKYLLAQEKSETQARVQATVNINRATEGELVSLNGIGSSKAQEIILYREMFGDFKEVDELAKVKGIGAKTIEKNRARMRVGN
- the pgi gene encoding glucose-6-phosphate isomerase, with the translated sequence MSNNPYPSARKSSYWTQLQQLAEQPWSIVDLFAHDDKRAQRFYAEANAIYMDYSKQCIDETVLTGLLNLAQSCELSARIKDLMQGAMVNTSEQRAALHTALRLPESAALVVAEQNVVKDVHHSLTQVERLSARIRNGTWRGFSGKAITDVVNIGVGGSDLGPLMATAALDEWADTDIVVHFVSNMDGTQLDNLLKRLNAETTLFIISSKSFGTVDTLSNAKTALSWLLETAVLNSGSQKSVLRRHFIGISANRSKMSAWGIHPEHQLQLWDWVGGRFSLWSAIGLAIAIRIGMSQFRELLAGANAMDEHFATADFKENLPVLLGLLAVWNSTFLQIHAHTVLPYDGRLAYLPSYLTQLEMESNGKSVTHDGSHIDYNTCPILWGEIGSNAQHAFYQLLHQGTQHVSCDFIACVRHYDDNEQNTSLQHQHELSLSNCLAQSRVLAFGNAAIADVNATACEADKYKHYRGNQPSTTLLIDELTPHSLGELIALYEHKVYVMASIWDVNPFDQWGVEMGKQMAETVYQAMQQNTSAPFDTSTNQLLEHIKQLAE
- a CDS encoding UDP-glucose/GDP-mannose dehydrogenase family protein, with amino-acid sequence MSSNAAVSTSTLSTKSSKVCIIIGHSIEAITSSVVLASLDHTVHLYADLAVLEQQVEQYGFEHHLQALWQMYCQQQQIVCSALPDSADKLINHYESTAESSLSQTQDKNLNKNKRVDISCYWLFLDSINTVWADDNWIVAFNHSHQQTIPIVMSGIEKLGRVTKLAEGLQRAWVYYVPFVFLQDGEAYSSMLKPSLWLLGEKTPDSNHHLAVLQPLIQQARAYHHADIATIEFARSSIMAMLATRVSFMNELSRLADSQQVDIGEVSRIMGLDARVGSSYLQAGWGFGGNTLPTELNKLQQSGQGNSVNMPLLQSVLHINNDQKELIFRKFWQHFDGFIDNKTVTIWGGSYKSGSGRTTGSAIHPLLALLWSYNIKTLVYSDKAKNSLAKHYSEQPLLQLLDSPYEQLDDAQALFIISLSPQHQLDIAQLNQQAMPIFDAQNALSRAQIKALVGSYVGIGRAK
- the mazG gene encoding nucleoside triphosphate pyrophosphohydrolase encodes the protein MTTDDNNLQDRTQVLPPVPVSGTPKATGELSDLLALMARLRADCPWDQKQSNHSLIPYAIEEAYELAEAVQTDDEEDIKGELGDVLLQVIFHCQLYAEQGRFDLSDVITTLQQKLIRRHPHVFETEHLKDEAAVKARWDEIKAEERQADEARGKPRRRLDACRAGSALMQAQSVQKQASKLGFDWQGVTGAFEKLEEEIEELKTEIVDKSKAEIKANISDIEKELGDCLFAVVNVARKLNLDAETAALTCVHKFKSRFAYIEDQLQAIGKPLEDSDIAQMDVLWEAAKLHERSL
- a CDS encoding phosphomannomutase CpsG (capsular polysaccharide biosynthesis protein; catalyzes the formation of D-mannose 6-phosphate from alpha-D-mannose 1-phosphate); this encodes MSIVNNTSYQPADSFSPITINSFKAYDIRGELGVNLDEAIAYRIGRAFAEILYKRYHAAADSSDLKKLKSAIAIGCDIRHSSEQLKQAAMAGILDAGVDVIDLGMTGTEEVYFATSYYQVLGGIEVTASHNPINYNGLKLVKEHSKPISADDGLAEIRALAESGDFTNAEQKGELRLLADKSAYINHIIDFIDIRKLKPLTIVINSGNGSAGPVVDLLIDKLVQANAPIEVIRLHHDPDGSFPNGIPNPMILANRASTQQAVLDNKADLGIAFDGDFDRCFLFDETGEFVDGSYIVGMLAQAFLNKYPSESIVYDPRVIYNTEAVINEHGGKAVISKSGHSFIKQVMRESGAVYGGEMSAHHYFRDFFYCDSGMIPWLLTIELVSITGNRLSELVNGYISAYPSSGELNFRLTSSDAPTIINDIESKFADEQPSKSMLDGLSLDFGEWRFNLRASNTEPLIRLNIESRGDKQLLQSKTVEIKDWLATQGAVPA